A window from Plasmodium gaboni strain SY75 chromosome 9, whole genome shotgun sequence encodes these proteins:
- a CDS encoding hypothetical protein (conserved Plasmodium protein, unknown function) produces the protein MFLLNNEKEESPKDILLNEFKYKIRILAGIMFAIKAIPMVINVFKEKTE, from the coding sequence atgtttttattaaacAACGAAAAGGAAGAATCACCCAAGGATATTTTGTTGAATgaatttaaatataaaataagaatattgGCTGGTATAATGTTTGCTATTAAAGCTATTCCAATGGTTATCAATGTGTTTAAAGAGAAAACAGAATAA
- a CDS encoding hypothetical protein (conserved Plasmodium protein, unknown function), whose amino-acid sequence MDEYDYNYATYDIDNFTNNFEDNLINYNQIDFINDNIEVNNYANEFYVYDEDVLEENILEKRIHNKDLSNNNQYENILIHTSNEIKTIINNNNNNNNSLLKKRKIINDILLNIKKMKKNDTLCIICSKNEKKYTFTCCYQYYCSLECFKKHDQQKCRSQNKNYNKNNDKIYANYNINTDNIKNINHQKYQDINYYQNEENINKKHNDDKTIQNTLQIDNQNKKNEINNINDNNTPYLNLQNNNQSTLLLNSDNITNNNENFESSLDNTDDYTDDYDMLTEEQKKKLKEDHTLKILLKNNYVRSVFKQFTLSNDKIAYLSHYINDPTIVQVIDQIMKTIDDT is encoded by the coding sequence atggacgaatatgattataattatgCTACTTATGATATAGATAACTTtacaaataattttgaagataatttaattaattataatcaGATAGATTTTATAAACGACAACATAGAAGTTAATAATTATGCGAACGaattttatgtatatgaTGAGGATGTACTAGAAGAGaatatattagaaaaaagAATTCATAATAAGGatttatcaaataataatcaatatgagaatattttaattcatACATCAAACgaaataaaaacaataattaataataataataataataataattcacttttaaaaaaaagaaaaataattaatgatattcttttaaatataaaaaaaatgaagaaaaacGATACACTATGTATTATATGTTCAAAAAACGAAAAGAAATACACATTCACATGTTgttatcaatattattgttctttagaatgttttaaaaaacatGATCAACAAAAATGTAGAAgtcaaaataaaaattataataaaaataatgataaaatatatgcaaattataatataaatacggataatataaaaaatattaatcatcaaaaatatcaagatataaattattatcaaaatgaagaaaacataaataaaaaacataatgatgataaaacCATTCAAAATACTCTTCAGATAGAcaatcaaaataaaaaaaacgaaataaataatattaatgataataatacaCCATATTTAAACcttcaaaataataatcaatcaacattattattaaacagtgataatataacaaataataatgagaACTTTGAATCATCTCTTGATAATACAGATGATTATACAGATGATTATGATATGTTAACagaagaacaaaaaaaaaaattaaaagaagatcatacattaaaaatattattaaaaaataattatgttAGGTCAGTATTTAAACAATTTACATTATCAAATGACAAAATTGCATATCTATctcattatataaatgacCCTACTATAGTTCAAGTTATTGATCAAATAATGAAGACAATAGATGAcacataa
- a CDS encoding hypothetical protein (conserved Plasmodium protein, unknown function), producing the protein MKSTKLKKIVERNEENKSKRSNNDNISNLMNLKIKNENIHIKNIIRTIHYVYTNKYDSETGFNYIKDILKNIIKGNVYDIVYKKYINPYCIYEICCRILLNIVKVNNKDDNFNKIVEFLFDILYYCDIILSENKNKKKKTSQNYIEGNNSVQEYELITRLWNRLLDNVFIKDKKQRINMCKVIKSLVKKACVSQIDVSNKLCKKHVNIFLSLLNDKDHNIRVLCLNILEPFQDFNTKGSFLKCLDDVHNMVRINAIKNISINVKDFTTSPSNNNNNNNSNNNNNNNNNNNNNNNNNNNNNNNNSEYLIILKNFLIRINDINHNVRSSVYDKLKNYYFYIPSDMKFELLLCGLNDKEKSVRESCYHMILHWVQHFDDKIENLLLHILNSDIDNDLIVEQICKVHLNNIRKDIIKTVSMENYDEKKEYDSKNLRNDTSTYNENWFNYCLNNLFSLNVAELYMFRIYVQHFSDEQEKEKIDALQVINTIYYYLYLSRFNERLYYNRKNYINCVENNDADESYEQSLFCTCGKGNIYINDIEDKQKNKYIQTSIFDDDFCDKCIYYRTVTKTSDSNLHTNNENNNNEHNNNNNNNNNKNNNSEQYNYDQVHNKTDEEPSNTHENVLINEDNINENYNYLCNIKNLLLICKYLDIIEIYQVEKILKCCSTILLTGPLREVIIKGMLNNTGVNYYKLQKGHITCAYWLSNSYIYACIDLLRQMIYIKNKNNDVNDIEINLTNHVLSIISEIKEPFENNEENENVFSQEKEIIKGFSDETNRLSKNYKSFEQVDSNPLTVIFSNIMNVENDNIFDIIRKKQLNTLSIEHLLILCKKMQHKLDVTEAKIKDLTEMEKVNEHERTNSNNIDNIKSDEYNDNENKKNGDINNNSNISMQMYTFHEQIRFHTEIFLKQITMLSLLRLELKRRWLRILFILECFLCKSKSHCSFDSALREFPNELLLPALNFCCSVMPEWDDKEIEDQFYDILVSKCLGNWCMFIGNDEELKKQIYAYKTAIVDTCEVLNTCLLNIEEIHASVYPNIYNKGNIDIMSFNDKFDQNINNNTNQNNNNNNNNNNIFDEDVNKKNYIFYEYNSPNEYLLNYFSTNQDAWYDYKELLEKLEINSLRCEIYICVLGDLLMTHPNLNNDELIVDAVESLWNYLNGNLNTSKYIQSICLRVICKLLLTEYLGNHIYNITNEELYILIKRSSNKLRALFEMCFLISPATYNCVQDFKKISTHNMTNINSHDKLFLFSIFSMYPSMSENNLLIFHYTFEQIIFKTSEAVLKYNLKTAHFTNILTFMIFTILHKANINFIVYNMSKYIKWILLIIIEKGVSLTNRSNIIELVYKIIHIYLFQDLTDMQNIEKNNSYETKEVKKRGRKKKKSLNESVDENNEQQNKHINKNSSIETNITNNINTDKQLDGQKNQNDDFNNNKNKKNEFKSTILFKSAQINVNDTIKDLKSFYVLINFCMHSSDIIKSKNEIRYCEVIKECIDQKIEQIKQYFIKNNLIKNNNYHIGNNDINQEKGKADNPQDNLLDLKKIDELKEETIYEEIIQDYVNYIEHLHNRNFIYPLIPKGSGGEINDDRMTTQEILNEINNNNNNNKNNNNNNSFNNNDNSPVNKSLENMIKMRDVVRRQQRISTVSLMNTNFDSKVTKEDETMTYHDINKNEDIQNVVHFDSKHVSEHIEHIPEESVPDINQINEINNENVVNKNKYNNISSIETNENISSLRSNENTTYTYKEQPTLRSESKEEIKSIKEDKDLDKYEHNNSIKKKIAEMNSSSSDEHTDSDKDDSSVNEYESVKNYDSDIYDEHNKSDSSSLNSNDSTAMAFKRLNKLRRTSYTNVVSK; encoded by the coding sequence ATGAAGTCGACAAAGCTGAAAAAGATTGTTGAAAGAAATGAAGAGAATAAAAGTAAGCGCTCGAATAATGATAACATATCTAATTTGatgaatttaaaaataaagaatgagaatattcatataaagaatataatacGAACAATAcattatgtatatacaaataaatatgatagTGAGACAGGATTTAACTACattaaagatatattaaaaaatataataaaaggtaatgtatatgatatagtatataaaaagtatataaatCCTTATTGTATTTACGAGATATGTTGTCGTATTCTTTTGAATATAGTAAAagtaaataataaagatgataattttaataagattgtagaatttttatttgatatattatattattgtgatataatattaagtgaaaataaaaataagaaaaaaaaaacgagtcaaaattatatagaaGGAAATAATAGTGTTCAAGAATATGAACTAATAACAAGGCTATGGAATCGATTATTAGataatgtatttattaaggataaaaaacaaagaataaatatgtGTAAAGTTATAAAATCATTAGTTAAGAAGGCATGTGTTTCACAAATAGATGtatcaaataaattatgtaaaaagcatgtaaatatttttttatctttattaaatgataaagatCATAATATTAGAGTTTTATGtttgaatatattagaaCCTTTTCAAGATTTTAATACAAAAGGGagttttttaaaatgtCTTGATGATGTGCATAATATGGTCCGAATTAATgcaataaaaaatatatcaataaaTGTAAAGGATTTTACAACCTCCCCTTcgaataataataataataataatagtaataataataataataataataataataataataataataataataataataataataataataataataatagtgaatatttaattatcttgaaaaattttttaataagaataaaCGATATTAATCATAATGTTAGAAGTAGTGTATACGATAAattaaagaattattatttttatattcctTCAGATATGAAgtttgaattattattatgtggtttaaatgataaagaGAAATCTGTACGAGAAAGTTGTTATCATATGATTTTACACTGGGTTCAACATTTTGATgataaaatagaaaatttattattacatatattaaatagTGATATAGATAATGATTTAATTGTAGAACAAATATGTAAAGTTcatttgaataatatacGTAAAGATATAATTAAAACTGTAAGTATGGAAAATTATGATGAAAAGAAAGAATATGATTCTAAAAATTTAAGAAATGATACTAGTacatataatgaaaattGGTTTAATTATtgtttaaataatttattttctttaaatgTAGCcgaattatatatgttccGTATTTATGTTCAGCATTTTTCAGATGAAcaagaaaaagaaaaaattgaTGCTCTACAAGTTATtaatacaatatattattatttatatcttaGTAGATTTAATGAACgattatattataatagaaaaaattatattaactgtgttgaaaataatgatgcAGATGAATCATATGAACaatcattattttgtaCTTGTGGAAAGGGTAATATctatataaatgatatagaagataaacaaaaaaataaatacatacaaACGTCTATATTTGATGATGATTTTTGTGATAAGTGTATATATTACCGCACGGTAACCAAAACGTCTGATTCTAATCTTCACACgaataatgaaaataacaacaatgaacataataataataataataataataataataaaaataacaacaGTGAACAGTATAATTATGATCAGGTTCATAACAAAACAGATGAAGAACCATCAAATACACATGAAAATGTCCtaataaatgaagataatataaatgaaaattataattatttatgcaatattaaaaatttactactaatatgtaaatatttagATATCATAGAAATTTATCAAGTCgaaaaaattttaaagTGTTGTTCTACTATTTTATTAACAGGTCCACTACGAGAAGTTATTATCAAAGGCATGCTAAATAATACTGGCgtaaattattataagcTACAAAAAGGACATATTACATGTGCATACTGGTTAAGTAATAGCTATATATATGCATGTATAGATTTATTAAGacaaatgatatatataaaaaataagaataatgATGTGAATGATATCGAGATAAATTTAACGAATCATGTTTTAAGTATTATATCTGAAATAAAAGAACcttttgaaaataatgaagaaaatgaaaatgttTTTTCACAAGAGAAAGAAATCATAAAAGGATTTTCTGATGAAACAAATAGGTTGTCTAAAAATTATAAGTCTTTTGAACAAGTGGATTCAAACCCTTTAACAGTAATATTTAGTAATATAATGAATGttgaaaatgataatatatttgatattaTAAGGAAGAAACAATTAAATACATTATCTATTGAGcatttattaattttatgtaaaaaaatGCAACATAAGTTAGATGTGACCGAAGCAAAAATTAAGGACTTAACAGAGATGGAGAAAGTAAATGAACATGAAAGGAcaaatagtaataatatagataatataaaaagtgatgaatataatgataatgaaaataaaaaaaacggtgatattaataataattctaaTATATCAATGCAAATGTATACATTTCATGAACAAATAAGATTTCACAcagaaatatttttaaaacaaaTTACAATGTTAAGTTTATTAAGATTAGAATTGAAAAGAAGGTGGTtaagaatattatttattttagAATGTTTTTTATGTAAAAGTAAATCACATTGTTCTTTTGATTCAGCTCTTCGTGAGTTTCcaaatgaattattattacctGCTTTAAATTTTTGTTGTTCTGTTATGCCAGAATGGGATGATAAAGAAATTGAAGATCAATTCTATGATATTTTAGTTTCTAAATGTTTAGGTAATTGGTGTATGTTTATAGGAAATGATGAAGAATTAAAGAAACAAATATATGCATACAAAACAGCTATTGTAGATACATGCGAAGTGCTAAATACAtgtttattaaatattgaAGAGATACATGCAAGTGTATATccaaatatatataataaggGTAATATAGACATTATGTCTTTTAACGACAAGTTTGATcaaaacataaataataataccAACCAAAACaataacaacaataataataataataatatttttgatgaggatgtaaataaaaagaattatatcttttatgaatataattcaccaaatgaatatttattaaacTATTTTTCAACCAACCAAGATGCTTGGTATGattataaagaattattagAAAAACTAGAAATAAATTCTCTTAGGTGTGAGATCTATATTTGTGTTTTAGGAGATCTATTAATGACACATCcaaatttaaataatgatgaatTAATTGTAGATGCTGTTGAAAGTTTGTggaattatttaaatggTAATCTCAATAcaagtaaatatattcaatcTATATGTTTAAGAGTTATTtgtaaattattattaacGGAATATTTAGGTAATCACATATACAATATTACAAAtgaagaattatatatattaattaaaagATCATCAAATAAATTAAGAGCTTTATTTGAAATGTGCTTTTTAATATCTCCAGCTACATATAATTGTGTACAagattttaaaaaaattagtaCACATAATATgacaaatataaattcacatgataaattatttctattttctatattttctatGTATCCATCTATGAGTGAAAATAAtctattaatatttcattatacatttgaacaaattatttttaaaacatcAGAAGCAgttttaaaatataatttaaaaacagcacattttacaaatatattaaccTTTATGATATTTACCATATTACATAAGGCcaatattaattttatagtatataatatgtcaaaatatattaaatggATACTACTAATTATAATTGAGAAGGGTGTATCTCTTACTAACAGATCAAATATTATCGAACttgtttataaaattattcacatatatttatttcaaGATTTAACAGATATGCAAAATATAGAAAAGAATAATTCTTATGAAACAAAAGaagtaaaaaaaagaggaagaaaaaaaaaaaaaagtcTAAATGAATCAGTTGATGAAAACAATGAACAACAAAACaaacatattaataaaaatagcTCCATAGAGACTAATATtactaataatattaatacaGATAAACAATTAGATGGAcaaaaaaatcaaaatgatgattttaataataataaaaataaaaaaaatgaatttaaatctaccatattatttaaaagtgctcaaataaatgtaaatgaTACAATTAAAGATTTAAAAAGTTTCTATGTTCTAATCAATTTTTGTATGCATTCATCAGATATTATTAAAtcaaaaaatgaaataagATATTGTGAAGTAATTAAAGAATGTATTGACCAAAAAATAGAACAAATTAAACAGTactttataaaaaataatttaataaaaaataacaattATCATATTGGAAATAATGATATCAATCAAGAAAAAGGTAAAGCAGATAACCCACAGGATAATCTTTtagatttaaaaaaaatagatgaattaaaagaagaaacaatatatgaagaaattatacaagattatgtaaattatatagaacatttacataatagaaattttatatatccCTTGATTCCAAAGGGGTCAGGTGGAGAAATAAATGACGATCGAATGACTACCCAAGAAATACTAAAcgaaattaataataataataataataataaaaataataataataacaattcttttaataataatgataatagTCCAGTAAATAAAAGTTTAGAAAATATGATTAAAATGAGAGATGTTGTGAGAAGACAGCAAAGAATTAGTACCGTTTCACTTATGAACACAAATTTTGATTCTAAGGTTACAAAGGAGGATGAAACCATGACATATCATGacattaataaaaatgagGATATTCAAAACGTTGTTCATTTTGATAGTAAACATGTATCTGAACATATTGAACACATTCCAGAAGAAAGTGTGCCAGATATAAACcaaataaatgaaataaacAATGAAAATGTTGTAAAcaagaataaatataataatatttcgAGTATAGAAActaatgaaaatatatcatcTCTTAGAAGCAATGAAAATACTacatacacatataaaGAGCAACCTACACTCAGAAGTGAAAGTAAAGAAGAAATTAAAAGTATTAAAGAAGATAAGGACTTAGATAAATATGaacataataatagtataaaaaaaaaaatagcAGAAATGAATTCAAGTTCTAGTGATGAACATACAGATAGTGATAAAGACGACTCAAGCGTAAATGAATATGAGAGtgtaaaaaattatgattcagatatatatgatgaacATAATAAAAGTGATAGTAGTAGTCTTAATTCAAATGATTCAACAGCTATGGCCTTTAAGCGTTTAAATAAACTGAGAAGAACTAGTTATACAAATGTTGTTTCGaagtaa
- a CDS encoding putative N-glycosylase/DNA lyase: protein MNIYNHVLLIITLKNIYTCKYINKAIQNNISKFVLYIDNKINSQFHHNINKNYNLIVKKKIYNKIQEGRKKKNIINSRKRYIYDEKIKNGFQNFITLNYSYINNYNMIKKKNKGLSECLWNKMTKTKRIRNKVELDSSSEENIIKNGYSNVINNSPIIIKDYDKRWIKLDVSTKDLKLRYCLLIGQEFCFSEVERNMYIGLVNINKIYLFKETEENIFYQCLYDDDNNNNNNNVTFFQYSNKEDKNIVKKSKSDNHHNEVYNFFNLHFPLNENIEIWKKKDKRMKEITNKISGLRILKTDPVESFFSFLCSTNNNIPRITLMIDSLRRRYGKFIATVVFTNGDIIIKREDQNVNVNNIIKLKNQQHSNEINRCNNTYIKGDIQNGECKIKDGVNEIKNTCVRIKKETDILNNKSCRVKKEMMDTYKEHNDIGKGNDFNDNINIYKDNLSVTKQNKMFNISFKNEVNNIEMKDLEMISKDNKIFYESLKTTLKEERNQKTYHFYEFPKIQIISKLKVDDLRSLGFGYRSNYVIECAKMLVNMGEEEWIENLKNEEKTKNCIDQLIKFPGIGLKVANCICLFGLNKYDCIPIDTHIYDIIYKYYNNFIEPINKSNNKNKTNKNKNHNHNNHNNHIHIKNIQNKVPTNKSNIIIDKKHTNKKLISITNKKKKTLTNSLYVILYTKLRNLFGPYCGWAQTILFASELKKFSHLFE, encoded by the coding sequence atgaatatatataatcatgTTCTCTTAATCATTACTCTAAAGAATATCTATActtgtaaatatataaataaggctatacaaaataatataagtaAATTCGTTCtttatatagataataaaattaattcacagtttcatcataatataaataaaaattataatttgattgtaaagaaaaagatttataataaaatacaagagggaagaaaaaaaaagaatataattaatagtagaaaaagatatatttacgatgagaaaataaaaaatggatTTCAGAATTTTATAACattaaattattcatatattaataattataatatgataaaaaaaaagaataaagGCTTATCTGAATGTTTATGGAATAAAATgacaaaaacaaaaagaatAAGAAATAAAGTAGAATTAGATTCATCAAgtgaagaaaatataataaaaaatggatatagtaatgttataaataattctcctattattataaaagatTATGACAAGAGATGGATAAAGCTCGATGTTTCTACGAAAGATTTAAAATTAAGATACTGTTTATTAATTGGTCAAGAATTTTGTTTTAGTGAAGTGGAAAGGAATATGTATATTGGTTtagtaaatataaacaaaatatatttatttaaagaaacggaagaaaatatattttatcaatgtttatatgatgatgacaataataataataataataatgtgacattttttcaatatagtaataaagaagataaaaatattgtgAAGAAAAGTAAAAGTGATAATCACCACAACGAAGTTTATaacttttttaatttacatttccctttaaatgaaaatatcgaaatatggaaaaaaaaagacaaaagaatgaaagaaataacaaataaaatatcaGGTTTAAGAATATTAAAAACAGATCCTGTGgaatcttttttttcattcttatgttcaacaaataataatataccAAGAATAACATTAATGATAGATTCTTTAAGAAGACGTTATGGTAAATTTATTGCAACAGTTGTGTTTACAAATGGtgatattataattaaGAGGGAAGATCAAAATGTAAATGTCAATAATATAATCAAGTTAAAAAATCAACAACATTCTAATGAGATCAACAGGTgtaataatacatatataaaaggaGATATTCAAAATGGAGAgtgtaaaataaaagatgGAGTTAATGAAATAAAGAATACATGTGtaagaattaaaaaagagacagatatattaaataataaaagttGTAGAGTGAAGAAAGAAATGATGGATACATATAAGGAACACAATGATATAGGAAAAGGAAATGattttaatgataatataaacatatataagGATAATTTATCTGTTacaaaacaaaataaaatgttcAATATTTCATTCAAAAATGAagttaataatatagaaatgAAAGATCTTGAAATGATAAGcaaagataataaaatattttatgaatCCTTAAAAACAACATTAAAAGAAGAGAGGAATCAAAAAACATATCACTTTTATGAATTTCCTAAAATACAAATCATATCAAAATTAAAAGTTGATGATTTAAGAAGTTTAGGATTTGGTTATAGAAGTAATTATGTTATTGAATGTGCAAAGATGTTAGTTAATATGGGTGAAGAAGAATGGAtagaaaatttaaaaaatgaagaaaaaactaaaaattgtatagatcaattaataaaatttcCAGGTATAGGTTTAAAAGTAGCTAATTGTATTTGTTTGTTTGGTctaaataaatatgattGTATTCCTATAgatacacatatatatgatattatatataaatattataacaattttattgagcccataaataaaagtaataacaaaaataaaactaataaaaataaaaatcataatcataataatcataataatcatatacatataaagaatatacaaaataagGTTCCAACtaataaaagtaatataattattgataaaaaacatacaaacaaaaaattaataagtataacaaataaaaaaaaaaaaacactaacaaattcattatatgtaattttatatacaaaacTAAGAAACTTATTTGGTCCCTATTGTGGATGGGCACAAACCATACTATTCGCTTCAGAGCTCAAAAAATTTAGTCACTTATTCGAgtga
- a CDS encoding putative membrane protein (conserved Plasmodium membrane protein, unknown function) encodes MLYLEKLNSFIENKFALSNWKKKKYVWRYSLFFSIFYILLLFGLCYTIIIRFLISNESFSNHYCSSSKISSLKRSYMFIFIFVILMGFLNFFFSRLTYLYSNFTNSEFFNLGIYYTIVGFLIKYMSWVLSLLYICWIFFLIISILTIFFNPSLWCGLTYNIYGMDALHNCFLVQSNHTGCEISKDIIKLTKNDACNDFNILKVQSLLFLVRSSPNESCSLKDKKLCDFFVDFIKNKQTTWESFPQCSGNTLELTEEYFLEQSNKKSNIYLFSLSIIFFWFITTLVLFTLFIVIKINTPVDSSFIMNEDRLNFFFKFTRLLDTWR; translated from the exons atgctatatttagaaaaattaaattcatttatagaaaataaGTTTGCTTTGTCGAAttggaaaaaaaagaaatatgtATGGAGATATAGTTTATTCTTtagtatattttatatattgttacTATTTGGTTTATGTTATACTATAATTATTCGTTTTTTAATATCTAATGAATCATTTAGTAATCATTATTGTAGCTCATCAAAAATATCATCATTAAAAAGAAgttatatgtttatatttatatttgttatattgATGGGatttcttaatttttttttttctcgtctaacatatttatattctaaTTTTACAAACAGTGAATTTTTCAACCTAGGTATTTATTATACTATTGTAGGttttcttataaaatatatgtcATGGGTactatcattattatatatatgttggatcttctttttaattataagtatattaactatattttttaatcCTTCTTTATGGTGTGGATTAacttataatatttatggAATGGATGCCCTACATAACTGTTTCTTGGTTCAAAGTAATCATACAG gATGTGAAATTAGCaaagatattataaaattaacaaaaaatgACGCTTGCAACgattttaatattttaaaagttCAAAGTCTCCTTTTTCTTGTTCGTTCGTCGCCAAATGAATCATGTTCATTAAAGGACAAGAAATTATGTGACTTTTTTGTCgattttataaaaaataaacaaacAACATGGGAATCTTTTCCTCAATGTTCTGGTAATACACTAGAACTAACAgaagaatattttttagaacaatcaaacaaaaaaagtaatattTACTTATTCTCATTAtctattattttcttttggTTTATTACTACATTAGTACTATTTACACTTTTTATagttataaaaataaatacacCTGTAGATTCATCATTCATTATGAATGAAGACAgattaaattttttttttaaatttacAAGGCTTTTAGACACATGgagataa